One genomic segment of Catalinimonas alkaloidigena includes these proteins:
- a CDS encoding DUF4249 domain-containing protein: MKRLTIWIGCMMLLTTCIDRIELDESLSGEPLLVVDAVITNADEPYTVKLSYTSSSLQTYEGEELRGAEVFITDEENNRADMSEVDAGEYATDPDFFCGEVGKTYTLYIITPDGRTYASLPESMPEVPAIDSIYFELESRPYESSIGTILDEWGLQFYLNTGSGDNQTGYYRWSWMETYEFIAPLTTPMQLNIPVCYQSGTQTRYLNIASTQGLSRDRIERQKISFVAKSGRKLQRRYSLLVKQYALTERAYTFWKNVQVQQENSGSVFAPPPSPIPGNMYNVNDDREVVLGYFQVSSVTEQRKFVKRSEVPAGPGGSPGGFSECIAGDEEAADYCYDCSLLIGTTTETPSFW, from the coding sequence ATGAAGCGACTTACGATATGGATAGGGTGCATGATGCTGCTGACCACATGCATAGACCGCATAGAGCTTGACGAATCTCTTTCAGGAGAGCCTTTGTTGGTGGTGGATGCTGTAATCACGAATGCTGATGAGCCTTATACGGTTAAGCTTTCTTATACCTCATCCAGCTTACAAACTTATGAAGGGGAAGAACTAAGGGGTGCGGAAGTATTTATTACTGATGAGGAAAACAACAGAGCGGATATGAGTGAAGTAGATGCCGGAGAGTACGCTACAGACCCTGACTTTTTTTGTGGTGAGGTAGGAAAAACCTATACGCTGTATATCATTACCCCTGACGGCAGGACCTATGCTTCATTACCGGAAAGCATGCCGGAGGTGCCGGCCATTGACAGCATATATTTTGAACTGGAAAGTCGCCCTTATGAAAGTTCAATAGGTACCATCCTGGATGAATGGGGACTGCAATTTTATCTGAACACCGGCAGTGGCGATAATCAGACAGGCTATTATCGCTGGAGCTGGATGGAGACTTATGAGTTTATTGCCCCGCTTACCACTCCTATGCAGCTCAATATTCCTGTCTGCTACCAATCAGGTACGCAGACCCGCTATCTGAATATCGCCTCCACACAGGGGCTAAGCCGGGACAGGATAGAGCGGCAGAAAATCAGTTTTGTAGCTAAGAGCGGTAGAAAACTACAGCGCCGTTACAGCCTGCTGGTAAAGCAGTACGCATTGACAGAAAGAGCATATACCTTCTGGAAAAATGTACAGGTCCAACAGGAAAACTCAGGCTCTGTGTTTGCTCCCCCTCCTTCTCCTATTCCCGGCAATATGTACAATGTGAATGATGACAGAGAAGTAGTCCTGGGGTATTTCCAGGTTTCTTCGGTCACTGAGCAGCGGAAATTTGTGAAGCGTTCAGAGGTGCCAGCAGGACCGGGAGGCTCTCCCGGAGGGTTTAGCGAATGTATTGCGGGCGATGAAGAAGCCGCTGACTATTGTTATGATTGCAGCTTGCTGATTGGAACTACTACTGAAACCCCCTCATTCTGGTGA
- a CDS encoding TonB-dependent receptor, with translation MRKLLLVSCLLWSIYTPLLAQSLEGIRWTGSYTDQSLTAIFEEIQRQETVRFFFRQEWVEGLTFSGNFNQTPLKQVVSQLLANTELSYQPYQEQYIMLLLKNPNVLSGASRRGGEEGLIIIGDSLNNNGQKMAEVSGYVRDGATGQGVAGATVFAQDIQQGTSTNLNGYFTLSLPIDIHQLTINSLGFEEENRNIRVISDGTLSVDLYEGTARLEEITITDRAEDYNVSSPQMSATRMDIQKVKKMPAFLGEVDLINSIEMLPGVSVAGEGAAGFNVRGGDVGQNLILLDGISIFNPSHLFGFFSAFNADLLKDATLYKGGIPSRYGGRIASVLDVSLKEGNLKKVSGSGGIGLVASRLALEIPLVEEKSALMIGGRASYSDWILNRVDDLDIRQSEASFYDANAKWTYRLNEAHKVGLTGYISNDDFLYAGNTSYGYQNMGAALNWDFLISQEWLSTFTLTHSRYNYQVGDLQDSTRASMLDAGFAISEGRWNLSRFWGERHQVDAGVNLARYAFAAGTLRPEGDFSLIVPETLAQEQAWDMSVYLNDEFSITPDLTLNLGLRYNHYRAVGPKDVAVYEEGIPISPGSVVDSMQYGSGETIAQYQGFEPRVALRIGLDSRSSVKLSYNRMRQNTHLISNTTSIMPTDIWKLSDTYVRPQIGDQYALGYFRNAISNVIESSVEVYYKDISNLVEYKDGAEILMNEQLETDLLTGIGKAYGVELYVAKNLGRLTGWLSYTYSRSLRKVEGEHTDERINLGDWYPSNFDKPHDFTVVGNYQFTRRIRLGFNFTYSTGRPISLPEGTYRVGNQDIAHFSARNQYRVADYHRLDISFSVDGNLKKKKKWDSSWTFALYNVYGRNNPYSVFFRNDAGGSLNAYQLSILGRPFPSVTYNFKF, from the coding sequence ATGAGAAAACTACTGCTGGTCTCATGTCTTTTGTGGAGTATTTATACGCCATTACTAGCTCAAAGCCTGGAAGGTATTCGCTGGACGGGCAGCTACACCGACCAAAGCCTGACCGCTATTTTTGAGGAAATCCAAAGACAGGAGACAGTACGTTTCTTTTTTCGGCAGGAGTGGGTTGAGGGGCTGACTTTTAGTGGAAATTTCAACCAGACTCCACTGAAGCAGGTGGTCAGTCAGTTGCTTGCCAATACCGAGCTCAGCTACCAGCCCTATCAGGAGCAGTATATCATGCTTTTACTCAAGAACCCTAATGTCCTGAGTGGAGCAAGCCGCCGGGGCGGGGAAGAAGGCTTGATCATTATCGGTGACTCGCTCAACAATAATGGACAGAAGATGGCTGAAGTCAGCGGATACGTGCGGGATGGTGCCACCGGACAGGGCGTAGCCGGCGCAACGGTATTCGCCCAGGATATTCAACAGGGAACTTCCACCAATCTGAATGGCTACTTTACTTTAAGTCTGCCGATAGACATACACCAACTGACCATCAACTCGCTGGGCTTTGAAGAAGAAAACAGGAATATAAGAGTGATCTCCGACGGCACACTGTCGGTAGATCTGTACGAAGGAACCGCCCGCCTGGAAGAAATTACCATCACTGACAGGGCAGAAGACTATAATGTGAGCAGCCCGCAGATGAGTGCTACCCGCATGGACATACAGAAGGTGAAAAAGATGCCCGCTTTTCTGGGAGAAGTAGACCTGATCAACTCCATAGAAATGCTACCGGGAGTGAGCGTAGCCGGGGAAGGTGCAGCAGGTTTCAATGTAAGGGGAGGGGACGTAGGGCAAAATCTGATCTTGCTGGACGGCATCTCAATCTTTAACCCCTCTCACCTCTTTGGCTTCTTCTCGGCTTTTAATGCGGATCTGCTCAAAGACGCTACGCTTTATAAGGGGGGCATTCCTTCCCGCTACGGTGGTCGTATCGCTTCTGTGCTGGATGTATCGCTCAAAGAAGGAAATCTGAAGAAGGTTAGCGGCAGTGGAGGAATCGGGCTGGTAGCCAGCCGCCTGGCGCTGGAAATCCCGCTGGTAGAAGAGAAAAGCGCACTGATGATTGGGGGCAGGGCTTCTTATTCCGACTGGATACTGAACAGGGTGGATGATCTGGACATTCGTCAGAGCGAAGCCTCTTTCTACGATGCCAACGCCAAGTGGACCTACCGCCTCAACGAAGCACATAAGGTGGGACTGACCGGCTACATCAGTAATGATGACTTTCTCTATGCCGGTAATACTTCTTATGGCTATCAGAACATGGGAGCAGCTCTCAACTGGGACTTTCTGATCTCTCAGGAGTGGCTTTCAACCTTTACACTGACACACTCTCGCTATAACTATCAGGTAGGCGACTTGCAGGACAGTACCCGGGCTTCTATGCTGGATGCGGGCTTTGCCATCTCAGAAGGGCGCTGGAACCTGAGCCGCTTCTGGGGAGAAAGACATCAGGTAGACGCAGGGGTTAACCTGGCACGCTATGCGTTTGCAGCGGGAACGCTTCGTCCTGAGGGTGATTTCTCACTGATAGTTCCTGAAACTTTAGCACAGGAACAGGCCTGGGATATGTCGGTTTATCTTAACGATGAGTTTAGCATTACTCCCGACCTGACCCTGAACCTGGGCTTGCGCTATAACCACTACCGGGCAGTAGGTCCTAAGGATGTAGCGGTCTATGAGGAAGGCATCCCCATCAGCCCGGGCTCGGTAGTAGACTCTATGCAGTATGGCTCAGGGGAAACCATTGCCCAGTACCAGGGCTTTGAACCCAGGGTAGCGCTGCGTATTGGCCTGGACAGTAGAAGCAGTGTGAAGCTGAGCTATAACCGTATGCGACAGAATACGCACCTCATTTCTAACACCACTTCCATTATGCCTACCGATATCTGGAAGCTGAGCGATACTTATGTCCGCCCCCAGATCGGCGATCAGTATGCGCTGGGTTACTTTCGCAATGCCATCAGTAATGTGATAGAATCGTCGGTAGAGGTTTATTATAAAGACATCAGCAACCTGGTGGAATATAAGGATGGAGCAGAGATATTAATGAACGAACAGCTGGAAACGGATCTGCTTACCGGCATTGGCAAAGCCTATGGGGTAGAATTGTACGTAGCTAAAAATCTGGGGCGGCTTACCGGCTGGCTGTCCTATACCTACTCGCGCAGCTTGCGCAAAGTAGAAGGGGAGCATACTGATGAGCGCATCAATCTGGGCGATTGGTATCCATCCAATTTTGACAAGCCACATGATTTTACGGTGGTCGGCAATTATCAGTTTACCCGCCGTATCCGCCTGGGCTTTAACTTTACCTACAGCACCGGCCGCCCGATCTCCTTGCCCGAAGGGACTTACCGGGTAGGTAATCAGGATATCGCTCATTTCTCAGCCCGTAATCAGTACCGGGTGGCAGATTACCATCGCCTGGACATCTCGTTTTCGGTAGATGGTAATCTTAAGAAAAAGAAGAAGTGGGATTCCAGCTGGACCTTCGCCCTCTATAATGTATACGGACGGAATAATCCATATTCCGTGTTTTTCAGGAATGATGCAGGCGGCTCATTGAATGCCTATCAGCTTTCAATTCTGGGACGTCCTTTTCCTTCGGTTACCTATAATTTCAAGTTTTGA
- a CDS encoding succinylglutamate desuccinylase/aspartoacylase family protein, which produces MPDRINRPHEDTASSLTIAGQTIEPGQELLIDLNFARLPSRTEIVIPISVSRALKPGPILLLMAGLHGDEINGIEIVRRIRDQGFHRPAKGTVICIPLLNIFGFVHFSRTVPDGKDVNRSFPGSKNGSLASRVAYVLMKEIIPLIDYGIDFHTGGASRANIPQVRCNFENPLSKELALAFDAPYTLHSKLIKGSLRHAADKKGKSIIIYEGGESLRLNERAIQAGINGTRRLMKHVGMLRTHPKSVNKSIVIHKRKWIRARHAGLFHSLIKLGAIVKKGENIGFITDPIGDFQMYVKSPEHAHVIGLNNNPVINQGDALLHLGIITK; this is translated from the coding sequence ATGCCTGATAGAATCAACCGTCCACATGAAGATACAGCCTCTAGCCTTACCATTGCCGGCCAAACGATAGAACCCGGACAGGAGCTGCTCATTGACCTCAACTTTGCCCGCCTGCCTTCCCGTACCGAGATTGTTATTCCCATTTCGGTAAGCCGGGCGCTTAAGCCTGGTCCTATCCTACTGCTCATGGCAGGCCTGCATGGCGATGAGATCAATGGCATTGAGATCGTCCGGCGCATCCGCGATCAGGGCTTCCATCGTCCTGCTAAAGGAACGGTCATCTGTATCCCCCTGCTGAATATCTTCGGCTTTGTACATTTTTCCCGCACCGTACCCGATGGAAAGGATGTAAATCGCTCATTTCCAGGCTCTAAGAATGGATCACTAGCCAGCAGGGTAGCCTATGTCCTGATGAAGGAGATTATCCCCCTGATTGACTATGGCATTGATTTCCATACCGGAGGTGCCAGCCGGGCCAATATCCCGCAGGTGCGCTGTAATTTTGAGAACCCGCTGAGCAAAGAGCTTGCCCTTGCTTTTGATGCTCCCTATACCCTCCATTCCAAACTGATCAAAGGCTCCCTGCGCCATGCGGCCGACAAGAAAGGCAAGAGCATCATTATTTATGAAGGAGGGGAGTCACTGCGCCTGAACGAAAGGGCGATACAGGCGGGCATCAATGGCACACGCAGGCTGATGAAACATGTGGGGATGCTCAGGACACATCCTAAAAGTGTCAACAAAAGCATTGTCATCCACAAGCGGAAATGGATCAGGGCCCGGCATGCCGGACTTTTCCACTCCCTGATCAAGCTGGGAGCTATTGTGAAGAAAGGAGAAAACATCGGCTTTATCACCGACCCTATTGGCGATTTCCAGATGTATGTAAAGTCTCCCGAACATGCGCATGTCATTGGGTTGAACAATAATCCGGTAATCAACCAGGGCGATGCCCTGCTCCATCTGGGGATTATTACGAAGTAG
- a CDS encoding AAA family ATPase — MRIQSLDIKNIGPFREGHIEFITENDKQEKPPVTIVTGENGTGKTIILDAIRGLFLGYYSRIERDIVSNENDFVVDAQLIIDHKTKALKSDSLNKDRNNGFITDDLNFNFLLTHGVNDKSKYPGWVIDYWTSKLATDGFDLKSLTAPKPENYLLNALSGIHQNVEVTQLITYFDYLKSSDNDNEKKMGEALFEVLKKVIKLSLNNGEFKYVARKTLTPIIEQNGKEISLDKLSSGNLYLIQHMVSMLGKMYSANVLSGKPLKELCHTPGLLLIDEAENHLHPKWQKTFVNNILEVFPNLQIILTTHSPFIVASVENSRIYVCESREDHAEIVDETDVYSNKPIDEILLTPLFNTQPFNEKISELIDMRKKAIEEGDNKKRDEIEKKLKSINPQYFSYFDVEDLLSNLSGK; from the coding sequence ATGAGAATACAATCTCTTGACATAAAAAACATTGGCCCCTTCAGAGAAGGGCACATAGAGTTTATCACTGAGAACGATAAACAGGAAAAACCTCCTGTGACCATTGTTACCGGAGAAAATGGTACAGGCAAAACTATCATTCTGGATGCTATCAGAGGTTTATTTCTCGGATATTACTCCCGTATAGAACGTGATATTGTAAGTAATGAAAATGATTTTGTTGTTGATGCCCAATTAATAATTGATCATAAAACTAAAGCACTTAAATCAGATAGTTTAAATAAAGATCGTAATAATGGATTTATTACTGATGATCTCAATTTTAATTTTTTACTTACTCATGGTGTAAATGATAAATCTAAATATCCAGGGTGGGTTATTGACTATTGGACTTCTAAACTAGCAACAGATGGGTTCGATCTTAAAAGCCTGACCGCTCCGAAACCTGAAAATTATCTTCTCAATGCTCTATCTGGGATTCACCAAAATGTAGAAGTCACTCAGCTCATTACATATTTTGATTATCTCAAGTCAAGCGACAATGATAATGAGAAGAAGATGGGTGAAGCCCTTTTTGAAGTATTAAAAAAAGTTATCAAGCTTAGCCTGAATAATGGAGAGTTTAAATACGTAGCACGTAAAACACTTACTCCTATCATAGAACAAAACGGTAAGGAAATCTCTTTAGACAAACTGAGCAGCGGAAATCTCTATCTGATACAGCACATGGTCTCTATGCTGGGAAAAATGTATTCGGCTAATGTATTAAGTGGTAAACCATTGAAAGAGCTTTGCCATACTCCGGGTCTTTTACTCATAGATGAAGCGGAAAACCATCTCCATCCCAAATGGCAGAAAACTTTCGTGAACAATATTCTGGAGGTATTTCCCAATCTTCAGATTATCCTTACTACCCACTCACCCTTTATTGTCGCTTCCGTTGAGAATTCCCGCATATATGTTTGTGAATCCAGGGAAGATCATGCAGAAATCGTAGATGAAACCGATGTTTATTCTAACAAACCAATTGATGAAATACTGCTTACCCCTCTCTTCAATACCCAACCATTCAACGAGAAAATCAGTGAACTGATTGATATGCGGAAGAAAGCTATTGAAGAGGGAGACAACAAAAAGAGGGATGAAATTGAGAAAAAGCTTAAAAGTATCAACCCACAATACTTCTCTTATTTTGATGTAGAGGATCTATTAAGTAACCTATCGGGCAAGTAA
- a CDS encoding HNH endonuclease produces the protein MRFIQRLPKPEILERKEDSWRERFVNSDNPRPSNKQYAHQQIRDTLNTMSFHKCFYCERKLKDIPQEVDHFIEVAEIRDLAFDWDNLYLSCDNCNNKIENLRIPVTQALDPCRDTDEIIQEHISFEDEIIRTKNGSQLGLRTIQKFKLNSDQLDKVRLTQIKYFEQLLSKILIAMHQEDRGIHEHEKEALLSFKNPDRPFSLMFKVMLDKYSNLLAS, from the coding sequence ATGCGTTTTATTCAAAGACTTCCTAAACCTGAAATTCTGGAAAGAAAAGAAGATAGCTGGCGGGAACGCTTTGTAAATAGTGATAACCCAAGGCCTAGCAACAAGCAATATGCACATCAGCAAATCAGAGACACACTAAATACCATGAGCTTCCACAAGTGCTTCTATTGTGAAAGAAAGCTAAAAGATATCCCACAGGAAGTAGATCACTTTATTGAAGTAGCCGAAATAAGAGACCTAGCTTTTGACTGGGATAATCTTTATTTGTCCTGCGACAACTGTAACAATAAAATTGAAAATCTTCGTATTCCTGTTACTCAAGCCCTAGACCCTTGCCGAGATACTGATGAAATAATTCAAGAGCACATATCTTTTGAAGATGAAATTATAAGAACCAAAAATGGATCTCAATTAGGGTTAAGAACTATTCAAAAGTTCAAATTAAATAGCGATCAATTGGATAAAGTAAGACTAACCCAGATAAAGTATTTTGAACAACTTCTGAGTAAGATTTTAATAGCAATGCATCAGGAAGATAGAGGAATACATGAGCACGAAAAAGAAGCTCTACTAAGTTTTAAAAATCCAGATCGTCCTTTCTCTCTAATGTTTAAAGTTATGTTAGATAAATATTCTAACCTCTTAGCTTCGTAG
- the pruA gene encoding L-glutamate gamma-semialdehyde dehydrogenase, producing MSTGFYKVPTPTNEPVYDYAPGTPEREALQATLKAIKEQPVEVPLYIGSEQITTGNKKRLSSPHNHQFTLGHYHEGDASHVQQAIDSALNVKESWENMPWEHRASIFLKAAELISGPYRYQMNAATMLGQSKTAHQSEIDAVCELIDFLRFNVHYMTEVYEQQPPISSKGLWNRLEHRPLEGFILAITPFNFTAISGNLPTAPAMMGNVVLWKPAETQVYAANLLMKIFREAGLPDGVINLINIDGPVVGDVVFKHKDFAGLHFTGSTKVFKQLWKTIGNNIDLYRSYPRIVGETGGKDFIIAHKTADAKALATAITRGAFEFQGQKCSAASRVYIPNNLWEEVKGYILEDHKNLKMGDVEDFSNFMGAVISETAFDKIAGYIDHARKDEMAEIIAGGEYDKSKGYFVQPTIIQAHDPKFKTMEEEIFGPVVTIYVYQAERFEETLELLDQTSPYALTGAVFSQDRMAVELAIRKLRQAAGNFYINDKPTGAVVGQQPFGGARGSGTNDKAGAMINLLRWVSPRTIKENFVPPKDFRYPYMGKDK from the coding sequence ATGTCAACAGGATTTTATAAAGTTCCTACCCCTACTAATGAGCCGGTATATGACTATGCCCCCGGCACTCCTGAAAGAGAAGCGCTACAGGCTACCCTCAAGGCCATAAAAGAGCAGCCGGTAGAGGTCCCACTATACATCGGCAGCGAACAGATCACTACCGGCAACAAAAAGAGACTTAGCTCTCCTCACAACCACCAGTTTACCCTTGGCCATTACCATGAAGGTGATGCCTCTCACGTGCAACAGGCCATTGACTCTGCCCTGAATGTGAAAGAAAGCTGGGAAAACATGCCCTGGGAGCATCGTGCCAGCATCTTTCTTAAAGCAGCGGAACTGATCTCCGGCCCTTACCGCTACCAGATGAATGCCGCCACCATGCTGGGACAGTCCAAAACCGCGCATCAGTCAGAGATTGATGCCGTATGTGAGTTGATAGACTTCCTCCGTTTTAATGTGCATTATATGACGGAAGTGTATGAGCAGCAGCCTCCTATCTCTTCCAAAGGACTATGGAACCGCCTGGAACATCGTCCGCTGGAAGGTTTTATCCTGGCGATTACGCCTTTTAACTTTACAGCCATCTCAGGTAATCTGCCTACCGCTCCTGCTATGATGGGGAATGTAGTGCTCTGGAAGCCTGCCGAAACGCAGGTCTATGCCGCTAACCTTCTCATGAAAATCTTCAGAGAAGCCGGCCTGCCTGATGGTGTCATCAACCTGATCAATATAGATGGTCCGGTAGTCGGAGATGTGGTATTTAAGCATAAAGACTTTGCCGGACTGCATTTTACCGGCAGCACCAAAGTATTCAAGCAGCTCTGGAAGACCATTGGTAACAATATTGACCTCTACCGCTCATACCCGCGCATTGTAGGAGAAACGGGGGGAAAAGATTTCATCATAGCTCATAAGACTGCCGATGCCAAAGCACTGGCTACCGCCATCACCCGCGGTGCTTTTGAGTTTCAGGGACAGAAGTGCTCTGCCGCATCTCGTGTCTATATCCCTAATAACCTGTGGGAGGAAGTAAAAGGCTATATACTGGAAGACCACAAAAACCTGAAGATGGGTGATGTGGAAGACTTCAGCAACTTTATGGGAGCAGTGATCAGCGAGACTGCCTTTGACAAAATCGCAGGTTACATTGATCACGCCCGCAAGGATGAGATGGCGGAGATCATCGCCGGAGGTGAATATGATAAGTCCAAAGGCTATTTCGTACAGCCTACCATCATACAGGCGCATGATCCTAAGTTCAAAACCATGGAAGAGGAGATCTTCGGCCCGGTAGTCACTATTTACGTATATCAGGCGGAACGCTTTGAAGAGACACTGGAACTGCTGGACCAGACTTCTCCTTACGCGCTGACAGGAGCGGTTTTCTCTCAGGACAGAATGGCGGTAGAGCTGGCAATACGCAAACTACGCCAGGCTGCGGGTAACTTCTATATCAACGATAAGCCTACCGGAGCGGTGGTCGGACAGCAACCTTTCGGAGGAGCCAGAGGTTCGGGTACCAACGATAAAGCAGGCGCTATGATCAACCTGCTGCGCTGGGTATCCCCTCGTACGATCAAAGAGAACTTCGTACCGCCTAAAGACTTCCGCTACCCTTATATGGGTAAAGACAAGTAA
- a CDS encoding trypsin-like serine protease: protein MQYLISGKVSEKESGLPVVGIYVRAYDKDLIYDDLLGSSITDKEGKFAMQYEDKDFKEIFEGDAPEVYLNLLSGPRSLIGKYTLEALKAKKGDDGYTQIEFVIPREKLGALAPVSPEGFPALNEDVTQRKAIEAKTGLPGGVKIELDRIWQNGQNQADIERLENGNIVITKNFDLQSVQPPSIAFDGLNKDKLGDNVQDEIQGFIPGHLGIKFAPQEIRRIGFDTKDGEDRPVNVFPPDTRYEFNDTSFPWCTTGRVETPAGVCSGTMIGRNLMLTASHCIDWQDDSVGWIKFTPSYYNGSAPFGIAWGTRVVYWNKALGGLSDFETAFDYVVVVLDRNMGDLTGYTGYRKYSSSWNNGNYWQVIGYPASLTGTQRPTFSGGGSIWNTASFSTSGKEGLVMGTFIDITPGNSGGPVWGWWGDEPWPRVVGVVSAESSSPGFSTSGDNEAGGGEALSVLITYSRDNYS from the coding sequence ATGCAGTATTTAATTTCAGGAAAGGTAAGCGAGAAAGAATCCGGCTTACCAGTAGTGGGCATCTATGTGCGGGCTTATGACAAAGATCTGATTTATGACGATCTTTTGGGCAGTAGCATTACAGACAAAGAGGGCAAATTTGCTATGCAATATGAGGACAAGGATTTCAAAGAGATATTTGAGGGAGATGCACCGGAAGTTTATCTTAACCTTTTGTCGGGACCCAGAAGTCTCATTGGCAAATACACACTGGAAGCCTTAAAAGCTAAAAAGGGGGATGATGGATATACACAAATTGAATTCGTGATTCCCCGAGAAAAGTTAGGGGCGCTGGCTCCGGTAAGTCCGGAAGGCTTTCCTGCTTTGAATGAAGATGTGACCCAACGCAAAGCCATAGAGGCTAAAACAGGCTTGCCCGGTGGTGTCAAAATTGAGCTTGATCGCATCTGGCAAAATGGGCAAAACCAGGCAGATATTGAGCGGTTGGAGAATGGCAATATTGTCATTACCAAAAACTTTGACCTGCAAAGTGTGCAGCCCCCTTCCATCGCTTTTGATGGCTTAAATAAAGACAAGCTCGGTGACAATGTACAGGATGAAATCCAGGGTTTTATCCCCGGACACCTGGGGATTAAATTTGCCCCGCAGGAAATCCGACGGATTGGCTTTGATACTAAAGATGGCGAAGACCGTCCCGTCAATGTTTTTCCTCCGGATACGCGCTATGAGTTTAATGACACCTCTTTTCCCTGGTGTACTACCGGCAGGGTAGAAACCCCGGCAGGCGTGTGCTCGGGTACGATGATCGGCAGAAACCTGATGCTCACCGCTTCACACTGCATAGACTGGCAGGACGATTCGGTAGGCTGGATCAAATTTACCCCTTCTTACTACAATGGTTCTGCACCTTTTGGCATTGCCTGGGGGACCAGAGTGGTGTACTGGAACAAAGCCCTTGGCGGCTTGTCCGACTTTGAAACTGCTTTTGACTATGTAGTAGTAGTTCTGGACCGTAATATGGGCGACCTGACCGGCTATACCGGTTATCGCAAATATTCATCTTCCTGGAACAACGGTAACTACTGGCAGGTGATCGGTTACCCAGCCAGCCTGACCGGTACGCAGCGCCCTACTTTCTCCGGTGGCGGCTCCATCTGGAATACCGCTTCCTTCTCTACCAGTGGCAAAGAAGGTTTGGTGATGGGAACCTTCATTGACATCACTCCCGGCAACTCCGGTGGCCCGGTCTGGGGCTGGTGGGGAGATGAACCCTGGCCAAGAGTGGTAGGTGTAGTAAGTGCAGAGTCCAGCAGTCCCGGCTTTAGTACCAGTGGAGACAATGAAGCAGGCGGGGGCGAGGCTTTATCTGTGCTCATCACCTATTCCAGGGATAACTATTCTTAA
- a CDS encoding transposase: protein MILVINGETEIRRNVTVRRAINHVPTKSGILNNPMEMPVDTIGKMMRWYKGKVSYQCRRQGYEFSWQSRFHDHIIRDDRSLERIRQYIQHNPLQWEEGMFHPSSGL, encoded by the coding sequence ATGATTTTGGTGATTAATGGTGAAACGGAAATCCGTAGGAACGTGACGGTTCGCCGCGCGATTAATCACGTTCCTACAAAATCCGGCATCCTCAATAACCCTATGGAAATGCCAGTGGATACCATTGGGAAAATGATGCGGTGGTACAAAGGGAAGGTTTCCTACCAATGCAGAAGACAGGGATATGAATTTTCCTGGCAATCCCGGTTTCATGACCATATCATTCGTGATGATCGGTCATTGGAGAGAATCAGGCAGTATATTCAGCATAATCCTCTACAATGGGAGGAGGGTATGTTTCATCCTAGCTCAGGGCTGTAA
- a CDS encoding DUF3368 domain-containing protein has protein sequence MLEKVYGKIGITEVVAKEFNRPIPEWIDIYSLKTSLPASLKNALDPGEASAIALTKEYPNSLLIIDELKGRRVAKALGIEITGSLGVILAAKNKGLIPTVLPIIEKIKQTNFRLSDTLIQKFLVKAGEQNH, from the coding sequence TTGTTAGAAAAAGTATATGGCAAGATAGGAATAACCGAAGTTGTAGCTAAGGAGTTTAATCGTCCTATTCCTGAGTGGATTGATATATATTCACTTAAGACAAGCTTACCTGCTAGTCTTAAAAATGCACTTGATCCAGGAGAAGCGAGTGCTATAGCTTTAACAAAAGAGTATCCTAATAGTCTACTTATTATTGATGAACTAAAAGGAAGAAGAGTAGCTAAAGCTCTTGGTATTGAAATTACAGGTTCTTTGGGAGTAATATTAGCCGCAAAAAACAAAGGTTTGATTCCTACAGTATTGCCTATAATAGAAAAAATAAAGCAAACTAATTTCAGGCTCTCAGATACTCTTATACAAAAATTTCTGGTCAAAGCAGGAGAACAGAATCATTAG
- a CDS encoding UPF0175 family protein, whose protein sequence is MKQLIIDLPDTMDMEEKEVKIALAAKLYEMGKLTLGQAADMTNHSKEHFMELLGDYGVSLFNYDPEDLDEDVKNAEDHSL, encoded by the coding sequence ATGAAACAGCTTATCATAGATTTGCCGGATACGATGGATATGGAAGAGAAAGAGGTCAAAATAGCCTTGGCTGCTAAACTGTATGAAATGGGTAAACTTACTTTGGGTCAGGCTGCCGATATGACCAATCATAGCAAAGAGCACTTTATGGAGCTTTTAGGGGATTATGGTGTGTCTTTATTTAATTACGATCCTGAAGATCTGGATGAAGATGTAAAGAATGCAGAAGATCATAGTCTCTGA